Proteins encoded together in one Apus apus isolate bApuApu2 chromosome Z, bApuApu2.pri.cur, whole genome shotgun sequence window:
- the FKTN gene encoding ribitol-5-phosphate transferase FKTN isoform X5: MTRKVFTNTRERWRQQNVNSAFAKLRKLIPTHPPDKKLSKNETLRLAMRYINFLVKVLGEPGLQQTAVAAHGSILGFFQQAPCLQSMEELTLMENCGVSSPDMSSNIAECWSETSSP, encoded by the coding sequence ATGACAAGGAAGGTCTTCACCAACACCAGGGAGCGATGGAGGCAGCAAAATGTCAACAGTGCCTTTGCCAAGCTGCGGAAACTCATTCCCACCCACCCACCAGACAAAAAACTGAGCAAGAATGAGACGCTTCGGTTAGCTATGAGATACATCAACTTCCTGGTCAAGGTTCTGGGAGagccaggcctgcagcagaCAGCAGTGGCAGCACATGGCAGCATTCTGGGGTTCTTCCAGCAAGCTCCATGCTTGCAAAGCATGGAGGAGCTGACTCTGATGGAAAACTGTGGTGTCTCCTCTCCTGACATGAGCAGCAATATAGCAGAGTGTTGGTCAGAGACATCATCTCCCTAG